The following are encoded in a window of candidate division TA06 bacterium genomic DNA:
- a CDS encoding HD domain-containing protein, which translates to MTHKNGIIVLPPEHLEAMIKIAAENLGCRAEFFPLEQNPSLGRDDQGEVLPLPEFRRKLLLKGPKNRIRPALDIAKKLAREISAQEQESFSLTQEITERYEQLATLFEMSDKLGMAGDNQSRAAAILDTAATAVSASCGCLMLLEGGCRFINRREGEMDREAVGALARRAAERNKPEVDEKKHIALPLAVNENHPIGALALGPRTEGIYRSGDVKMLATLASYAALLLESGRLYEGLETLFFSTIKSMVEAIDAKDPRTRGHSERVRRYSARMAKEMGMSSQDQKMLELAALLHDLGKIGLPDSILNNVKSHLTEEQWRLVKQHPEIGVSILTHVAQLKKVLPAIGQHHERYDGSGYPAGVKGQDISLFARIIAVADAYDAMTTQRTYRPTFDSRQALAELKENSGNQFDPLAVELFIQSFSGEDDQP; encoded by the coding sequence ATGACTCATAAAAACGGCATAATCGTTCTGCCTCCGGAGCATTTAGAGGCCATGATCAAAATAGCCGCCGAGAACCTGGGATGCAGGGCGGAATTTTTTCCGTTGGAACAGAACCCATCCCTGGGCCGAGATGATCAGGGAGAAGTCCTGCCGCTGCCGGAGTTCCGGCGAAAACTTCTGCTTAAAGGCCCGAAAAACCGGATCCGTCCGGCTTTGGACATCGCAAAAAAACTGGCCAGGGAAATCAGCGCCCAGGAGCAGGAGTCGTTCTCGCTGACCCAGGAGATAACCGAGCGCTACGAGCAGCTGGCCACCCTTTTTGAGATGAGCGACAAGCTGGGGATGGCCGGAGACAATCAGTCCCGGGCAGCGGCCATCCTGGACACGGCCGCCACCGCGGTCTCGGCCAGCTGCGGCTGTTTGATGCTGCTGGAGGGAGGCTGCCGCTTCATCAATCGCCGGGAAGGAGAGATGGACCGCGAGGCCGTCGGCGCCCTGGCCCGCCGGGCCGCGGAGCGGAACAAGCCGGAGGTGGACGAAAAAAAACATATAGCCCTGCCGCTGGCCGTCAATGAAAATCATCCCATCGGGGCCCTGGCACTGGGGCCCAGGACCGAAGGGATATACCGCTCCGGGGACGTCAAGATGCTGGCGACCCTTGCCTCCTACGCCGCCCTGCTGCTGGAGAGCGGACGGCTTTACGAGGGGCTGGAAACGCTGTTCTTCTCCACCATCAAAAGCATGGTGGAGGCTATCGACGCCAAGGACCCCCGCACCCGGGGCCACTCCGAGCGGGTGCGCCGCTATTCCGCCCGGATGGCTAAGGAAATGGGAATGAGCAGCCAGGATCAGAAAATGCTGGAGCTGGCCGCCCTGCTGCACGACCTGGGAAAGATCGGCCTGCCCGATTCCATTCTGAATAACGTCAAAAGCCACCTGACCGAAGAGCAGTGGCGGCTGGTGAAACAGCATCCCGAGATCGGCGTTTCAATTTTGACCCATGTGGCCCAGCTGAAAAAGGTATTGCCGGCCATCGGCCAGCACCACGAACGCTACGACGGCAGCGGCTATCCGGCCGGGGTCAAGGGCCAGGACATTTCGTTGTTTGCCAGGATCATCGCGGTGGCCGACGCCTACGACGCCATGACCACCCAGCGCACCTACCGGCCTACCTTTGATTCCCGGCAGGCCCTGGCCGAGCTCAAGGAGAATTCCGGGAACCAGTTTGACCCGTTGGCGGTGGAGCTTTTTATCCAGAGTTTTTCCGGCGAAGATGATCAGCCATAA